A single genomic interval of Lathyrus oleraceus cultivar Zhongwan6 chromosome 7, CAAS_Psat_ZW6_1.0, whole genome shotgun sequence harbors:
- the LOC127107436 gene encoding aspartate aminotransferase, mitochondrial, which produces MAIRNVLNGKFLNGSSVTGARFMSSWFRNIEQAPKDPILGVTEAFLADQSPNKINVGVGAYRDDNGKPVVLGCVREAEKRIAGNQFMEYLPMGGSLHMVQESLKLAYGDNSEFIKDKRIAAVQALSGTGACRLFAAFQQRFHPNSQIYIPIPTWSNHHNIWRDAGVPIKTFRYYHPESKGLDFSGLLEDIKNAPNGSFFLLHACAHNPTGVDPSEEQWREISSQIKAKGHFPLFDMAYQGFASGNPERDAKAIRIFLDDGHSIGLAQSFAKNMGLYGQRVGCLSLLCEDEKQAVAVKSQLQLISRPMYSNPPLHGALVVSTVLGDPELKKQWLTEVKVMADRIIGMRTALRENLENLGSPLPWNHITNQIGMFCYSGMTPEQVDRLTSEFHIYMTRNGRISMAGINSGNVGYVANAIHEVTKSA; this is translated from the exons ATGGCTATTCGCAATGTGCTCAACGGAAAATTTCTCAACGGAAGCTCTGTTACCGGAGCTAGGTTCATGTCTTCGTGGTTCAGAAACATCGAACAGGCTCCCAAGGATCCAATCCTCGGAGTTACCGAAGCTTTTCTCGCTGATCAGAGTCCCAACAAAATCAACGTCGGAGTA GGTGCATATCGTGATGACAACGGAAAGCCAGTGGTTTTGGGATGTGTTAGAGAAGCAGAGAAGAGAATTGCAGGAAACCAATTCAT GGAGTATCTTCCTATGGGTGGAAGCTTACATATGGTTCAAGAATCACTGAAGCTGGCATATGGAGATAACTCTGAGTTCATCAAGGATAAAAGAATAGCTGCAGTTCAGGCTTTATCTGGGACTGGCGCATGTCGACTTTTTGCTGCATTTCAACAGCGCTTTCATCCCAACTCGCAAATATATATACCAATTCCCACTTGGTCCAA CCACCATAACATTTGGAGAGATGCTGGAGTGCCCATAAAGACATTCCGTTACTATCATCCCGAGTCTAAAGGACTGGATTTTTCTGGACTGCTGGAGGACATTAAG AATGCTCCCAATGGTTCCTTCTTTCTGCTTCATGCTTGTGCTCACAATCCTACTGGGGTAGATCCTTCAGAAGAACAATGGCGAGAGATTTCTTCCCAAATCAAG GCTAAAGGTCATTTCCCTTTGTTTGACATGGCATATCAAGGTTTTGCTAGTGGCAATCCAGAGAGAGATGCAAAAGCCATCAGGATTTTTCTCGATGATGGTCATTCAATAGGACTTGCTCAATCATTTGCAAAAAATATGGGACTGTATGGCCAGAGAGTAGGATGCCTTAG CTTGCTTTGCGAAGATGAGAAACAAGCTGTGGCAGTAAAAAGTCAGCTGCAGCTGATTTCCAGACCCATGTACAGTAATCCACCTCTTCATGGAGCACTTGTTGTTTCAACCGTCCTTGGTGATCCAGAGTTGAAGAAGCAATGGCTCACAGAAGTTAAG GTTATGGCAGACCGCATCATTGGAATGAGGACTGCACTACGGGAGAACTTGGAAAATCTGGGGTCTCCTTTGCCATGGAACCACATAACCAATCAG ATTGGCATGTTCTGCTACAGCGGTATGACACCAGAACAAGTTGATCGTTTGACAAGCGAGTTTCACATTTACATGACTCGTAATGGTCGTATAAG TATGGCTGGTATTAATTCGGGCAACGTTGGATATGTGGCTAACGCTATCCACGAGGTTACAAAATCAGCTTAG